DNA sequence from the Gadus morhua chromosome 21, gadMor3.0, whole genome shotgun sequence genome:
GATCTTCATGGTGATTTTTCTCATTCTGAGAGGTGTCTTGCCATAAAGCTGTTttaatcacttctcctccaggaTCACATGAAGAGACCCAGGGGGATGATGCTAGCAGCAGGCGCTCAGTTCGGCATCATGCCTCTCTCGGCATTTGTCCTAGCCAAGGTTGGCAGTGGCTGATAACAACCACCATAAACCTACTATTTATATACCACAATAACAATACTATTCACTACGTTTCAATACTATCACACGTGTCTGACGGAAAACCAAAGATTCATAATGCGAtagtattttaatatttatcaTAGATATTGGCTCTACAGCCAAGCAGCGTCTCAGGCGGTTCATTGTGATGTCGGTTCTTTCAGGCGTTCAAACTGGAGCCGTTGCCGGCGGTGGCGGTGCTGATCTGTGGCTGCTGCCCGGGGGGAACCCTGTCCAACATGCTGACGCTGCCCATTCAGGGCGACATGAACCTCAGGTATACTATTGCTGTGTGTGGAGTAATATTTatgaattaataattaatattacTATTACACTGTCTATTAACCCAATGGCCTTATCCATTGTGAAATTGTTCTCTCTGGCGACACATGGGGTGATTGTATCCCGGGTTAGTACACATCATGTCTGTTAATAACTTCAACTTTCACTGAGTGGAAGATGGAAATGCCATGCACAAAGGTCAGACTTTCTGTGTAGCGTATAGATGCATGCCGATGATTACGGTCAACCGCACGGTCATTCACCCTGCCTGAATCCCATTTGGCCTTGATCCAATCTTTATCAGGTCGATACATATTTTATCTGGCCTAGAGCCAGCAAGGTGTGCTAATAGGGGTCCAAAAGTTGAGACAGACAAAATGACAGAGCAGGCGAGACGGTAGACAGCATTTGCAATACAGATAGTCCACACAGGAGAACCATTTTGTCCAGCTGTATCTGTGTCAATGGTTGTCAAACTATTAATTGCTATCACATTATATTATGGCGTGATAATTCTACAATGGTCATAACCTATATTAAAACCACAAATCTTAATTGTTCCTGGGATAGCCCTGGAGTCCTTTAAAGTGACCTTAGGGGTAAAAACACTATAGACACCCCGccctgtctgaccccccccccccccccccccccccccccgctgcacaGCATCGTGATGACGTCCTGCTCATCCGTGCTGGCTCTGGCCATGATGCCTCTGCTGCTGTACGTGTACTGCCAGGGCTTCCCCGGCCTGGTGGGCTTGGTACCCTACGGCCGCATCATTCTCGGCCTGGTGCTGACCATCGTCCCCTGCACCATCGGCATCCTCATCACCCACTTCAGGCCGCAGTGGACCCGCACCACCTCCAAGGTCCGTACGCACGGCGCTAAATCAAAACTCCAGGATGGATCTGCATGGAACTAGAAGGATATTAAAAACCTGAGGCTCTCCCTAACGCTAAATTTGACATGACTTACTAAGTTGTTTTGCAAGACATGATGGCAAGGCATGATCATTCATGATATAGTTACAGAGAGAGGTCCTACATACAGATTATGGGACAGGATAGTTTGGATTTTCACTGTAGCTTTGGAAGTGCTTCTTAAATGTCTAAGTAGCTTACATTACAATAATATCAATTCAATCCTTTCTAATATCTTTACAATGTATTTAAACGTCCGGCCCACCACCTAACTATTGCCTGGTGTCatgctctctctacctcacccTTCAGATTATCCTGGGTGTCCTGACGGTAGCCATCCTGCTGATTGTCGCTGCGGCGGTCACGACTGTGGGTAAACACATCCTCCTGGAGATGAGTCCTTCCCTCATCGCCATCGGCAGTCTGATGCCCCTCATCGGCTTCATCCTGGGATACGGCCTTGCCGCCCTGTTCAAGCTCAATGAATCGTGAGTCCCctgaatatatataaatgaccATGATGACGACGGTGAGTCGCATTAGGGCCCAGTGGTACAAACCGAGCGCAATGAGGACCTtaatgtttcgtttttttagaTGGGACATGAATGTATAGGACATGAGTTCTCAGCCCTTCCTTGCCCTGGATGCCACAAACATGGGCGGCGTTATCCTTTTGAGTTTGAGACGGCAGGCTGACTTCTGTTTAGATAACGCTGACCTCAGATTGGGCAGTGAGGTGCAGCTCTTTCCCAGGCTCATTGGAGTTGGTCCATGAATGCAAACCGACGCTGAACCTGAAGTGGttataaattataataaaaatagCAACGGTAATGCCTCCGGTGACACAAGGGTCAAGTATAAACCCCAACCGTAAACCATGGAAGATCAATCAAGCAAACAAGTGGATTGCCAGTCGAAGCCTCATCGATGAAGCAAAGTAGAAGTGTTGAACAAAAGTATAATTCAGACACTGACAATTCATAACAGGAGTGGCCTTATTCGCAGCAGTTGACGGCCAATACCGGCAAAAACGTTATAAATAGGCTGATCAATTATTGACACCACGTGATGGTAACCACTCACTGATAGCATCAGGCAATTGGTTGTGGTTTAGGGGATGGTTGATTATCCTGGTGATCACATAACTTTTATTTGTAGGTAGGCCcgttaatacatttttattccCAGATCCCGGAGGACCATCTCCATTGAAACGGGCTGCCAGAACATCCAGCTGGCCCACGCCATTCTGAAGTTGGGTTTCCCGCCAGGAGTCATCGGGAATCTCTCTATATTCCCTTTCGTCTACATCCTATTCCAGCTGATTGAGGCTGGAGTGCTCATTCTGGTGTCCAGATGTTACCAGAGGTACAAGACCAAGCATAAAGGTAAGAGGAATCTAATTGTCTCATTAAAAatcacaaacattcacacacctcAAGCTTTCACCTCTTCGGAGGGGCGTCTATTGACAAAGTGTGCTGTCACCACAACTTTCTCCTTTGCTAACAGCTGCAGCGGAGGAGCTGTTCCAGCCAACAGACGCCTACATTGGGGTTGAAGTGGTTAGGGAACACTCACCTGAGTGTTAAAATCCTAGAAGCAAGATCCTGTTGACAAGGGTTAGCTTGAAGTGGAAAAGGTGACGTCTGTCGAGAGCACGTTCCCTCTCGCCTTAGTGACATTTGTCACAGTTGGGTCCACTACCTCCTAATGTGTATAGAAGTCAGATGGAAGTACAATGCTTTGGTTGCTCGGAACTTTTGGTATGTAAATGTACTCTTGATTGAAGTGATCTTTATGCCCAataaatatttttcaaaacCGAGGAAAATGTATCTTGAGCTTTTCCTATTTTAGTTGCCCCTCATCTTTCCGTGGCAGAATGGAGAAAGCCATATCGGGTTTGTCAAGACCTGGTCTAATTATCAGCATGAATGCTGAAGGAATATTACggttattgcattgttcatgaAATGCATAACTTGATAAAAAGCTTGCATTTGTAAAGAGACTTCTCACTCAAAAGCACAACTTTGACTTCAACTGTCATGTGCATTCTTGTCAATTTGGGGGTATATTTAGGTACGGTCATTGAAACGTGGCTGAAGTACTCCCTCATAGTTCGTATGGTTGGACTTTTACTAAACATAAACATTACAATAGAGATGGGTGTAGCCTTTATATTGAGTTATAACCAGTTGTAAAATGTGTACAAGTGGGGTTATGTAGACTCcacatgaatacatttaataaaTGGACTGATGCAGTGCAGATATGTACTATATTACATAATGCAAATCACCCAAAGAACTAAATGAGTCCAATAGTCAATAGAAAAGTCAAATACATTTAATCCAACCACTTTTTTTTTCGGACCAACCTTTGCCAAGTACAACTGGAAACATGCACAGAATTCGACATGAAAGAGCTCGGACCGTATtcgtaaattaaaaaaatgtcagaGTACAAATAGAAATATACAAAAATCCAAAGCAAATGCATGGTTTCTACTTTTAATGACACCATGACCATACATTGATAGATcatgaaaaagaaacaaaaaaagtcAAATCAGGCCCACACATTTGTATGGAACCTCAACGGAAGGGGCAGAGACAAGGTGGGATGTAAGCCTACATCCTCTCTACTGGACCTCTGAGCACaattgggggggtggggtgaacAAAAAACAGGAAGAAAGTTCCATTCTAAGTAACCGAAGCGCATCGCTCATCAACATCTGGCCTCATCGAGTCCCTGAAAGCGGAACCAtcaataaaaatgtgtgtgcgcgcgagtgTGTGAGTTTCTATGTGTTGCAGGGTGATGGGTGAGTGTATTCAGTGTTCTTCCACGCCCTTGCTCCCCCCGTATCGCCACAACAGACCATAACGCTACAGCTGCCAGTAAATACAAACTGTGACAAAGAGCCGCACTGACTGGAGGAGGCTGTGATGACAATTCCTTGGACAGTGGATGAACGAGTGGGAgcgcgtatgtgtgcatgtgacagAGTGTGGGGTAGGCCGGTCCGCTCAGCGCCGGCCATCGGGGGACGGGGACCTGGACCGGGATCGAGAGTGGGACCGGGACCTGGACCGGGACCTGGAGCGCGAGGCTCGctgggcgggtgggggggagtgaggggcgGCCGTCTCGCCGGCCTTGTTGTTGGTGACGGAGGTGGAGCGCTTGACCGCCGGCTCCTTGGAGGCGGCACGGACGGCCGAGGGCGGGGACCCTCTCCGCGGGGACGCTCTGCGGGGGGACCCTCCTCGTGGGGATCCACCCCGTGGGGACGCTCTGCGGGGGGACCCTCCCCGGGGGGACGCTCTGCGTGGGGACCCTCCCCGAGGGGACGCTCTCCGTGGGGACCCTCCTCTAGGTGATGCCCTGCGTGGGGACCCTCCCCGAGGGGACGCTCTCCGTGGGGACCCTCCTCTAGGTGATGCCCTGCGTGGGGACCCTCCCCGAGGGGACACTCTGCGTGGGGAGCCTCCTCGTGGGGACCCTCCTCTAGGTGATGCTCTCCGTGGAGACCCTCCGCGTGGGGACGTTCTCCGTGGAGACCCTGCCCTAGGGGAACCTCCCCGTGGGGACGCTCTGCGTGGGGACCCTCCTCGTGGGGAAGCTCTGCGTGGGGACCCTCCTCGTGGGGAAGCTCTGCGTGGGGACCCTCCTCGTGGGGAAGCTCTGCGTGGGGACCCTCCTCGTGGGGACCCACCTCTCCGCGGGGACCCACCTCTCCGCGGGGACCCACCTCGAGGTGATCCGGAGCGGGAGCGATTGTACGGCCGGGGCGtgcgggagcgggagcgagaacGGGAGCCCTGCGGCGTGCGGGAGCGGGAGCGCCCGTGGGAACGGGAGCGGGAACGGGAACGCGAAGAGCTGTTGGAGCGGGAGCGGCTCCGGGACCTGGTGGAGGATAACCACGTGttacaggaggagaggaaacaccACGACTACAGCCCTATGAATCCCAATATGCATGCCGTGCATACGAGGCCCTAGACCTGAAACACCAATACTGGTCTGCTGGTTGAACCACGGCTTCACCGAAACAGCCGTCTACCAATGAAATGGGTGACGGATGTTTCAGTGCCGCCggcagagatggaggagggttTCATCACCAAAGAGTTATCGTCCTTTAACTAAAGAGCCATAGGCCTGGATATTTCAGTTTTAACCTTCAAATGAACTGCAAAAAATGATGACACCAGACAAGCCATCAAAGCCTATAAAGGATTACTTTGAACGTCAGCAGCAGACGGCAAAAGAAAGAAACCAACCTCTTTTTGGCTGCTTCAACCAACTTGATTTTCCTTCCATTGATTTCCTTGCCAGACAGTTTTTCAAGAGCGTTTTTCAGGTCGCTGTAAGAGGCAAACTCAACCACCCTGTccaatgaaaagaaaaagtgtGGGAGGGTGAGG
Encoded proteins:
- the srsf5b gene encoding serine and arginine rich splicing factor 5b isoform X1; this translates as MSGCRIFIGRLNPSAREKDVERFFKGYGRIRDIDLKRGFGFVEFDDPRDAEDAVYELDGKELCNERVTIEHARVRLRGGRGRGGGGGSGSDRGGGGGRFPDRYGRGSQDGRSRNPPPMRTENRLIVENLSSRVSWQDLKDFMRQAGEVTFADAHRPKLNEGVVEFASYSDLKNALEKLSGKEINGRKIKLVEAAKKRSRSRSRSNSSSRSRSRSRSHGRSRSRTPQGSRSRSRSRTPRPYNRSRSGSPRGGSPRRGGSPRRGGSPRGGSPRRASPRGGSPRRASPRGGSPRRASPRGGSPRRASPRGGSPRAGSPRRTSPRGGSPRRASPRGGSPRGGSPRRVSPRGGSPRRASPRGGSPRRASPRGGSPRRASPRGGSPRRASPRGGSPRRASPRGGSPRRASPRGGSPRGGSPRRASPRRGSPPSAVRAASKEPAVKRSTSVTNNKAGETAAPHSPPPAQRASRSRSRSRSRSHSRSRSRSPSPDGRR
- the srsf5b gene encoding serine and arginine rich splicing factor 5b isoform X2 produces the protein MSGCRIFIGRLNPSAREKDVERFFKGYGRIRDIDLKRGFGFVEFDDPRDAEDAVYELDGKELCNERVTIEHARVRLRGGRGRGGGGGSGSDRGGGGGRFPDRYGRGSQDGRSRNPPPMRTENRLIVENLSSRVSWQDLKDFMRQAGEVTFADAHRPKLNEGVVEFASYSDLKNALEKLSGKEINGRKIKLVEAAKKRSRSRSRSNSSSRSRSRSRSHGRSRSRTPQGSRSRSRSRTPRPYNRSRSGSPRGGSPRRGGSPRRGGSPRGGSPRRASPRGGSPRRASPRGGSPRRASPRGGSPRRASPRGGSPRAGSPRRTSPRGGSPRRASPRGGSPRGGSPRRVSPRGGSPRRASPRGGSPRRASPRGGSPRRASPRGGSPRRASPRGGSPRGGSPRRASPRRGSPPSAVRAASKEPAVKRSTSVTNNKAGETAAPHSPPPAQRASRSRSRSRSRSHSRSRSRSPSPDGRR
- the slc10a1 gene encoding sodium/bile acid cotransporter — translated: MDYDEEWQHNDLWPNGSYSNGSSSGAWETPLSQLLDEILKIVVPITMFCTMVSLGCTMQWSKIKDHMKRPRGMMLAAGAQFGIMPLSAFVLAKAFKLEPLPAVAVLICGCCPGGTLSNMLTLPIQGDMNLSIVMTSCSSVLALAMMPLLLYVYCQGFPGLVGLVPYGRIILGLVLTIVPCTIGILITHFRPQWTRTTSKIILGVLTVAILLIVAAAVTTVGKHILLEMSPSLIAIGSLMPLIGFILGYGLAALFKLNESSRRTISIETGCQNIQLAHAILKLGFPPGVIGNLSIFPFVYILFQLIEAGVLILVSRCYQRYKTKHKAAAEELFQPTDAYIGVEVVREHSPEC